CGCCGATGGCGCGCAGGTCGGCGTCGCTGACCGCGTCGATCACCACCAGCGGGCGGCCCGCCTGCGCCTCCGACCGCACCGCCCCGGCGATGGCCTCGGGCCCCGCAAGGACGGTGGACGCGGGCACATGTCCCACGCCCCGCGTGGACTGGCGCGACAGCCAACGGCGGATGTCGGGATCGGTCATCGGCGTCAGCGGGTGATGCTCCATCCCCGACGCCGACAGCAGGTGATCGTTGACGAAGAGATGCCCCTGGTAGACCGTGCGCCCGGTCGCCGGGAAGGCCGGGCAGACGATCGCGCAATCCGCCCCGAGCCGGTCCATCAGCGCCTCGGTCACCGGGCCGATGTTGCCCTCGGGCGTCGAATCGAAGGTCGAGCAGTACTTGAAGAAGATCTGCTCACAGCCCTGCGCCCGCAGCCAGTCCAGCGCCTCGAGCGAACGCCGGACCGCTTCCTCGACCGGCACGGTGCGCGTCTTCAGCGCGACCACGCCCGCGTCGATGTCCTCGGGGGCCGGCCCCTCGGGCACGCCGGTGAACTGGATGACCCGCATCCCGTTCTTGGCCAGCATGCTGGCAAGGTCCGAAGAGCCGGTGAAATCGTCACCGATGCATCCGAGCTTCATCTAGGTATCCCTTCAGGCTTGGTTCGCGGTCATGCGTCGCGGGTCTCGGCGCGGCTGTCGCGGTGGCGGCGGATCATCGGCATGATCACCGTCACCACCAGCAGCAGCACCGCGATGGCCAGCAGCGCCGCGCTGATCGGCCGCTCGAGGAACACCGACCAGTCGCCGCGCGACATCGCCAGCGACCGGCGCAGCTCGCTCTCGGCGATCGGACCCAGCACCACGCCGAGGATGATCGCCACCAGCGGGAAGCCGATCTTCTCGAGCAGGAAGCCCGCGAGGCCGAAGCCCAGCATCAGCCAGACGTCCATCATCGAGTTCTGCACCGAGTAGGTGCCGACGACGCAGCAGATCACGATGATCGGGCCCAGCACCGAATAGGGCACGTCGAGCAGCTTCGACAGGACCGCGATGAACGGCTTCGAGAAGACGAGGATCAGCACGTTGACGATCATCAGCCCGACAAAGACCGCGTAGATCAGCTCGGAGTTGCCGCTCATGAAGGTCGGGCCCGGGGTCAGCCCGTGCACGATGAAGGCGCCGAGGATGACCGCCGTCGTGCCCGAGCCGGGAATGCCGAGCGCGAAGAGCGGCACCAGCGCCCCCATGGCGGCGGCGTTGTTGGCGGATTCCGGCGCGGCGACGCCCTCGGGCG
This genomic interval from Salipiger sp. H15 contains the following:
- the otnK gene encoding 3-oxo-tetronate kinase; the protein is MKLGCIGDDFTGSSDLASMLAKNGMRVIQFTGVPEGPAPEDIDAGVVALKTRTVPVEEAVRRSLEALDWLRAQGCEQIFFKYCSTFDSTPEGNIGPVTEALMDRLGADCAIVCPAFPATGRTVYQGHLFVNDHLLSASGMEHHPLTPMTDPDIRRWLSRQSTRGVGHVPASTVLAGPEAIAGAVRSEAQAGRPLVVIDAVSDADLRAIGAATRGLPLVTGGSGVAMGLPSVLMGQDGLRPAGTGWSGQGGRAALIAGSASTMTRAQIARWSEFHPALEVSADAVMSGEVTPEAAADAALESPEPLLIYSSADPARVKAAQERYGRATIAGRLEGFFAETARRLVAGGVTRLVTAGGETSGAVVEGLGLTALRIGPEIAPGVPAVAAEGRALALALKSGNFGDADFFAKALAVLEARA